GGGCGTCGGTCGGCAACGGCAGGGGCCCTCGACCGAGGCGGCGGGAGTGGTCGAAGGGGATGTGGGTCTCCGTGTGCCAGCCCCGCTCGGCGAGGTCGGCCACGGAGTCGGGCCTCGGGTCCGGGTCGAACAGGGCGATCATGTCGATGCCGATGCGTTCGCTCGCCGCCTCGTAGATGGGCGAGGTGCGCACGGCCTCCGTCTCGATGCTCAGCTTCACCTCGTAGGCGAGGGTGCTGCCCGAGGCGCTGTAGGCGTCGATGATGTCGACGAGCCGGTTCTCCACGGTGGAGGGCAGGTACAGGAGCAGGCCCTCCGCCATCCAGGCGGTCGGCAGGTCGGGGTCGAAGCCCGTCGCGGAGAGCGAGTCGATCCAGTCGAGCCGCAGGTCGGCGGCGATCGGCACCCGCCGGGCGCGCGGGGTGGCGGCGGCCGGGTCGAGGGCGTCCAGCGCGCGCTGTTTGAAGGCGAGCACGGATGCCCGGTCCAGTTCGTAGACGGTGCAGTCGCGCGGCCAGGGCAGCCGGTGGGCGCGGGCGTCGAGTCCCGCGCCCAGCAGGACGAACTGGCGGACGCCCGCCTCGGCCTGCCGCAGCAGATGGTCGTCGAAGACCCGGGT
The sequence above is a segment of the Streptomyces griseoviridis genome. Coding sequences within it:
- a CDS encoding SAM-dependent methyltransferase, with product MTTTTSARPGDRGGEPEPRPAPGVVAGVGRTALMVAAARAIESGRPDALAQDPYAAHFVRAAAAGGEWPLHPDEVPGGEADPLWGRLGRYFGLRTRVFDDHLLRQAEAGVRQFVLLGAGLDARAHRLPWPRDCTVYELDRASVLAFKQRALDALDPAAATPRARRVPIAADLRLDWIDSLSATGFDPDLPTAWMAEGLLLYLPSTVENRLVDIIDAYSASGSTLAYEVKLSIETEAVRTSPIYEAASERIGIDMIALFDPDPRPDSVADLAERGWHTETHIPFDHSRRLGRGPLPLPTDALNANRWTFAALGDEKLLPGQGVRR